A stretch of the Streptosporangium sp. NBC_01755 genome encodes the following:
- a CDS encoding phosphotransferase family protein — protein MNSDDLIDKLRRIGVGYGGVPATVLPTRPDVIILRAGSIVVKAHAPGAEREPLAERMRATAHPALRGIMLQPVTEEVMTVEDRLITVWPAGTPVDHEDPDAAPWEAAARLLARLHTVPARALPPLGDAGGPSRVAATVARLGDRSAAELAVRRAFSCLPFPSAGPGGLTHGDWHMGQMVRAPDEWILIDIDDLGIGDQAWDLSRPAAWFAAGLLEPQVWHRFLDAYRAAGGVAVPPDGDPWERLDIPAQAMTVQLAAAAVSTAGRAGRPLDEVEEILVEACLRIVRHRSACHAVPTQ, from the coding sequence GTGAACAGCGACGACCTGATCGACAAATTGCGCCGGATCGGCGTCGGATACGGCGGTGTGCCCGCCACCGTGCTGCCGACCAGGCCAGACGTGATCATCCTGCGGGCCGGCTCCATCGTGGTCAAGGCGCACGCGCCGGGAGCGGAGCGGGAGCCGCTGGCGGAGCGGATGCGGGCCACCGCCCACCCGGCGCTGCGCGGGATCATGCTCCAGCCGGTGACCGAGGAGGTCATGACCGTCGAGGACCGGCTGATCACCGTCTGGCCCGCCGGAACTCCGGTGGATCACGAGGATCCGGACGCGGCGCCCTGGGAGGCCGCCGCCCGGCTGCTGGCACGGCTGCACACCGTACCCGCGCGGGCCCTGCCCCCGCTGGGAGACGCGGGAGGGCCGAGCCGGGTGGCCGCGACGGTCGCCCGCCTGGGCGACCGCTCCGCCGCCGAGCTGGCGGTACGCCGGGCCTTCAGCTGCCTGCCCTTCCCCTCCGCGGGCCCCGGCGGCCTGACCCACGGCGACTGGCACATGGGCCAGATGGTCCGCGCGCCTGACGAGTGGATCCTCATCGACATCGACGACCTGGGCATCGGCGACCAGGCATGGGACCTGTCCAGGCCCGCCGCCTGGTTCGCGGCCGGACTGCTGGAACCACAGGTGTGGCACCGCTTCCTGGATGCCTACCGCGCCGCGGGCGGGGTCGCCGTTCCACCGGACGGTGACCCGTGGGAACGACTGGATATCCCGGCGCAGGCGATGACCGTACAGCTCGCGGCGGCGGCGGTGTCCACCGCCGGGCGGGCGGGGCGCCCCCTGGACGAGGTCGAGGAGATCCTCGTTGAGGCGTGCCTGAGGATTGTCCGGCACAGAAGCGCCTGCCATGCTGTGCCCACGCAGTAG
- a CDS encoding HAD-IIA family hydrolase, with translation MDERKPIECWLSDMDGVLVHEGQPVPGADEFIRRLRESGKRFLVLTNNSIYTPRDLAVRLRAAGLDIPPESIWTSALATAKFLDGQRPGGSAYVVGEAGLTTALHEIGYILTDIAPDYVVLGETRTYSFTQITRAIRLIEGGARFIATNPDAVGPSNEGSLPACGAVAAMITKATGVEPYFVGKPNPMMMRSALRAIDGHSESTAMIGDRMDTDIVSGMEAGLHTILVLTGVVSRDQIDRYPFRPSLVVDSVADLIELID, from the coding sequence GTGGACGAGCGCAAGCCGATCGAGTGCTGGCTGTCGGACATGGACGGGGTCCTCGTCCATGAAGGACAGCCGGTGCCCGGTGCAGACGAGTTCATCCGCCGCCTGCGCGAGTCCGGAAAGCGGTTCCTGGTTCTGACCAACAACTCCATATACACCCCGCGTGACCTCGCCGTACGGCTGCGCGCGGCAGGCCTGGACATCCCGCCGGAGTCGATCTGGACCTCCGCACTGGCCACGGCCAAGTTCCTGGACGGCCAGCGCCCCGGCGGCTCGGCGTACGTGGTCGGGGAGGCGGGCCTGACCACGGCCCTGCACGAGATCGGCTACATCCTCACCGACATCGCCCCCGACTACGTGGTCCTGGGCGAGACCCGCACCTACAGCTTCACCCAGATCACCCGGGCGATCCGGCTGATCGAGGGTGGCGCCCGGTTCATCGCCACCAACCCTGACGCGGTCGGGCCCTCCAACGAGGGGTCGCTGCCCGCCTGCGGTGCGGTCGCCGCGATGATCACCAAGGCGACCGGGGTGGAGCCCTACTTCGTGGGCAAGCCCAACCCGATGATGATGCGCAGCGCGCTGCGGGCCATCGACGGCCACAGCGAGAGCACCGCGATGATCGGTGACCGGATGGACACCGACATCGTCTCCGGCATGGAGGCGGGGCTGCACACGATCCTGGTGCTGACCGGGGTCGTCAGCAGGGACCAGATCGACCGCTACCCGTTCCGCCCCTCCCTGGTGGTCGACTCCGTCGCCGACCTGATCGAGCTGATCGACTAG
- a CDS encoding TIGR03619 family F420-dependent LLM class oxidoreductase, with the protein MRIGFAVPVSGSWATPGNMTRVARRAEELGYPEVWTFQRLLYPQRHDMGPVYRSVHDPVVTLAYLAGLTSRIRLGVAVLNMPFASPALLAKQLASLQAVSGGRLDVGLGLGWLPEEFAASGVSFERRGRRGEEFVTLLRRLWTEETVEHSGEFYELPAAYQDPKPPTVPPILLGGSAEVALRRVGRLADGWISSSREDLDNIDKKISIVKEAARDAGRDPEALRFVTRGVTRIRPSGAAGREPLTGSFEEIRQDVDRLAAKGVTDVFHDLNFDPEIGSPDADPEESMYRAEAALEALAP; encoded by the coding sequence ATGAGGATCGGTTTTGCGGTGCCGGTATCGGGATCATGGGCGACGCCGGGCAACATGACGCGGGTCGCCCGCAGGGCCGAGGAGCTCGGCTACCCCGAGGTGTGGACCTTCCAGCGCCTGCTCTATCCGCAGCGTCACGACATGGGCCCGGTCTACCGCAGCGTGCACGACCCGGTGGTCACGCTCGCCTACCTGGCGGGGTTGACGAGCCGGATCAGGCTCGGGGTCGCGGTGCTCAACATGCCGTTCGCCTCGCCCGCGCTGCTGGCCAAGCAGCTGGCGAGCCTGCAGGCGGTCTCCGGCGGGCGGCTTGACGTGGGACTCGGGCTGGGCTGGCTGCCCGAGGAGTTCGCTGCCTCGGGGGTGTCGTTCGAGCGGCGCGGACGGCGTGGGGAGGAGTTCGTCACGCTGCTGCGGCGCCTGTGGACGGAGGAGACCGTGGAGCACAGCGGCGAGTTCTACGAACTGCCGGCCGCGTACCAGGACCCCAAACCGCCCACCGTGCCGCCGATCCTGCTGGGCGGGTCGGCGGAGGTGGCGCTGCGGCGCGTCGGGCGGCTGGCGGACGGCTGGATCAGTTCGAGCCGAGAAGACCTCGACAACATCGACAAGAAGATCTCCATCGTCAAGGAGGCGGCTCGTGACGCCGGGCGCGATCCCGAGGCGCTGCGCTTCGTCACCCGGGGTGTCACCCGCATACGCCCTTCCGGGGCGGCCGGACGCGAACCGCTGACCGGCTCGTTCGAGGAGATCAGGCAGGACGTCGACAGGCTCGCCGCCAAGGGGGTCACCGACGTCTTCCACGACCTCAACTTCGATCCGGAGATCGGATCGCCCGATGCCGACCCCGAGGAGTCGATGTACCGGGCGGAGGCGGCACTGGAGGCACTCGCGCCCTGA
- a CDS encoding TFIIB-type zinc ribbon-containing protein — MQCPKCRGAMRTYERNGVHIDQCESCRGIFLDYGELETLTRMESQWSQQSHAAPPPPPPPPPVHGAPGWGAPHHGHYGHHRQRSWVGMLFST, encoded by the coding sequence ATGCAGTGCCCCAAGTGTCGGGGTGCCATGCGCACTTACGAGCGCAACGGCGTCCACATCGACCAGTGCGAGAGCTGTCGCGGAATCTTCCTGGACTACGGCGAGCTTGAGACGCTGACCCGCATGGAGAGCCAGTGGTCACAGCAGTCCCATGCTGCTCCGCCTCCTCCTCCTCCGCCGCCGCCCGTGCACGGCGCTCCCGGCTGGGGCGCACCGCACCACGGTCACTACGGTCACCACCGCCAGCGCAGCTGGGTGGGGATGCTCTTCTCGACCTGA
- a CDS encoding nuclear transport factor 2 family protein: MRAQEMADRLEIGELLARYAYAVDTGDWERLDLVFTPDAVIDYTSAGGIRGSRDEARRWLAEVLPTWPGRQHLIGAMTIRFDGDEAAVTASFTDTLAPSRDMIAADTAGLIRGGGWYHHRLVRTMYGWRSRELIEEQTWRTMC, encoded by the coding sequence ATGAGGGCACAGGAGATGGCAGACCGGCTGGAGATCGGCGAGTTGCTCGCCAGATACGCCTACGCGGTGGACACCGGAGACTGGGAACGGCTCGATCTGGTCTTCACCCCGGACGCGGTGATCGACTACACCTCGGCGGGCGGCATCAGGGGCAGCAGGGACGAGGCGCGGCGATGGCTCGCCGAGGTGCTGCCGACCTGGCCGGGACGCCAGCACCTGATCGGGGCGATGACCATCAGGTTCGACGGGGACGAGGCGGCGGTCACCGCCTCGTTCACCGACACGCTCGCGCCGTCCAGGGACATGATCGCCGCCGACACCGCAGGGCTCATCCGCGGCGGCGGCTGGTACCACCACCGCCTGGTCCGCACCATGTACGGCTGGCGCAGCAGAGAACTGATCGAGGAACAGACCTGGCGGACCATGTGTTAG
- a CDS encoding sensor histidine kinase, with amino-acid sequence MRLRNASLRTKVTALLVSLTALWAFTAWVTVRDGVNMLGVATLNTDVAEPSERLIVEVQAERRLTAITLGAGGTEHRRDALAAQRGRTDAAGANFRELTAGSSVQLLGSSALQRRIAETRRLLDDLAAARKAIDAGRVNRTWAAEEFTDIVDSIFRVYDSLATLDDEELAKDTRTLIEMNRARDMLSQGDALVMGALTAGRFADGEQVRFTQIVGTRRFLLADAVAELPAADQEAYRRLAAGEQFTRLRAMEEQLIGGASVVSTGMVDVTRWSSDAQPAQTKLTETVLTAGSGVVERSGPVAAGVIVRLALAGGLGLVAVIASVVLAITTARALVQQLEKLRAAAWELANERLPSVVERIGHGQIVDIEAEAPPLKFGDDQIGQVGQAFNAVQQTAIKVAAEQAQLRRDIADILRNLARRTQSLVHRQLGVLDIMERRENDPQELRDLFRLDHLATRMRRYAENLLVLSGAAPGRAWREAVPMIDVVRGSLAEIEDYTRVDVMPLGEVALDGRAVSDVIHLIAELVENAASFSPPYTTVQVGGHLVAHGYALEIEDRGLGMSAADIASANERIANPPELKLSGNARLGLYVVSRLAERHNVRVAFKASPYGGTTVVVLIPQDLINEEGPGASVGVGVPQARPASTGEMNGTTSAVAAVRSRVGDPLGIAGGPVRAGGAEGEPVGEPVLGAWPEAWEPASPGRFADQGLAAQAPAEGFADPAALRRLPDSGAPMSLPDFTNPGHPASPGAPAGGALDGSAAPGRPGGPGGAPPPVLPPPDSSHTPGGLPRRVPQTHLAAPLQDDEPAAPVPPDDGGADERSPEMIRAAMTSFQTGTRRGRDVAAQLTRQDGDPVNEGGPAV; translated from the coding sequence ATGCGCTTGCGTAACGCGAGCTTGCGGACCAAGGTCACGGCACTTCTGGTGTCGCTCACCGCGCTTTGGGCGTTCACGGCATGGGTGACGGTCCGTGACGGTGTGAACATGCTGGGCGTGGCGACCCTCAACACCGACGTGGCGGAGCCGAGCGAGCGGCTCATCGTCGAGGTGCAGGCCGAACGAAGGCTTACCGCGATCACGCTGGGCGCGGGCGGCACGGAACACCGGCGCGACGCGCTGGCCGCCCAGCGCGGGCGCACCGACGCCGCGGGCGCGAACTTCCGGGAGCTCACCGCCGGTAGCAGCGTGCAGCTTCTGGGAAGCTCGGCCCTGCAACGCCGTATCGCCGAGACGCGCCGGTTGCTGGACGACCTGGCCGCCGCGCGCAAGGCGATCGACGCGGGCCGGGTCAACCGGACCTGGGCCGCCGAGGAGTTCACCGACATCGTCGACTCCATCTTCCGCGTCTACGACTCGCTGGCCACGCTGGACGACGAGGAACTCGCCAAGGACACCCGCACGCTCATCGAGATGAACCGGGCCCGGGACATGCTCTCCCAGGGGGACGCCCTGGTGATGGGCGCCTTGACGGCGGGCCGGTTCGCCGACGGCGAGCAGGTCAGATTCACGCAGATCGTCGGCACGCGGCGTTTCCTCCTCGCCGATGCGGTGGCCGAGCTGCCCGCTGCCGACCAGGAGGCCTACCGGCGGCTGGCCGCCGGCGAGCAGTTCACCCGGCTGAGAGCCATGGAGGAGCAGCTGATCGGGGGCGCGAGCGTGGTGTCGACCGGAATGGTCGACGTCACGCGGTGGAGCTCCGACGCCCAGCCCGCACAGACCAAGCTGACGGAGACGGTGCTCACGGCCGGCAGCGGCGTGGTCGAGCGGTCGGGCCCGGTCGCGGCCGGCGTGATCGTGCGGCTTGCGCTGGCCGGCGGCCTGGGCCTCGTGGCCGTCATCGCCTCGGTCGTCCTGGCCATCACCACGGCCCGCGCCCTGGTCCAGCAGCTGGAGAAGCTGCGGGCCGCCGCCTGGGAGCTCGCCAACGAGAGGCTGCCCTCCGTGGTCGAGCGGATCGGCCACGGGCAGATCGTGGACATCGAGGCGGAGGCGCCGCCACTCAAGTTCGGCGACGACCAGATCGGGCAGGTCGGCCAGGCGTTCAACGCCGTGCAGCAAACCGCGATCAAGGTCGCGGCGGAGCAGGCCCAGTTGCGCCGTGACATCGCCGACATCCTGCGCAACCTCGCCCGCCGCACCCAGTCGCTCGTGCACCGCCAGCTGGGCGTGCTCGACATCATGGAGCGGCGCGAGAACGACCCGCAGGAGTTGCGCGACCTGTTCCGGCTCGACCACCTGGCGACCCGGATGCGGCGCTACGCGGAGAACCTCCTCGTCCTCTCCGGTGCGGCGCCCGGCCGGGCCTGGCGCGAGGCGGTCCCGATGATCGACGTGGTCCGCGGCTCGCTCGCCGAGATCGAGGACTACACCCGGGTCGACGTGATGCCCCTGGGAGAGGTGGCGCTGGACGGCCGGGCCGTGAGCGACGTCATCCACCTGATCGCCGAACTCGTCGAGAACGCCGCCTCCTTCTCACCGCCCTACACCACGGTCCAGGTCGGCGGGCACCTCGTGGCCCACGGCTACGCGCTGGAGATCGAGGACCGGGGGCTGGGCATGAGCGCCGCGGACATCGCGAGCGCCAACGAGCGGATCGCCAACCCCCCGGAGCTCAAGCTCTCCGGCAACGCCAGGCTGGGCCTGTACGTCGTCAGCCGCCTGGCCGAACGGCACAACGTCCGGGTGGCCTTCAAGGCGTCCCCGTACGGCGGCACGACCGTCGTCGTCCTCATCCCACAGGACCTGATCAACGAGGAGGGGCCGGGCGCCTCCGTCGGCGTCGGCGTGCCGCAGGCACGCCCGGCGAGCACCGGCGAGATGAACGGCACCACGTCCGCGGTCGCCGCGGTCCGCAGCAGGGTCGGCGATCCCCTGGGCATCGCCGGTGGTCCCGTGCGGGCCGGCGGCGCCGAGGGAGAGCCCGTCGGCGAGCCCGTCCTGGGGGCCTGGCCCGAGGCGTGGGAACCCGCGTCTCCTGGTCGCTTCGCCGACCAGGGTCTCGCCGCTCAGGCGCCCGCGGAGGGGTTCGCCGATCCCGCGGCACTCAGGCGGCTGCCCGACTCCGGAGCACCTATGAGCCTGCCCGACTTCACGAACCCCGGACATCCCGCCTCACCGGGCGCGCCTGCGGGCGGAGCCCTCGACGGCTCCGCGGCTCCCGGACGTCCGGGAGGCCCAGGGGGGGCACCGCCGCCCGTGCTGCCCCCGCCCGACAGCAGCCACACACCGGGCGGCCTCCCGAGACGCGTTCCCCAGACACATCTCGCCGCCCCGCTGCAGGACGACGAGCCGGCGGCGCCGGTGCCTCCGGACGACGGTGGCGCCGACGAACGCTCCCCGGAGATGATCCGCGCGGCCATGACGTCCTTCCAGACGGGCACGCGCCGCGGCCGCGACGTCGCGGCCCAGTTGACCAGGCAGGACGGCGACCCCGTGAACGAGGGTGGGCCTGCCGTGTGA
- a CDS encoding roadblock/LC7 domain-containing protein, producing the protein MVQGTGSFTDLAWLLDDLVSRVEEAQHGIVFSTDGLLLAASAGFPPADAEHLAAVGSAIQSLGRGVSDRVGGGPMRQTIIEMRTAYLIVTAAGKGACLAVLCGADADVGLVAYEMAMLVTRVGQYLTSPTRTADTSFRGDGTR; encoded by the coding sequence GTGGTGCAGGGAACAGGATCTTTCACGGACCTGGCCTGGTTGCTGGACGACCTGGTCTCGCGGGTGGAGGAAGCTCAGCACGGAATCGTGTTCTCCACGGACGGCCTGCTGCTGGCGGCCTCGGCCGGATTCCCTCCCGCCGACGCCGAGCACCTGGCCGCCGTCGGGTCGGCGATCCAGAGCCTGGGCCGCGGGGTCAGCGACCGGGTCGGCGGCGGGCCGATGCGCCAGACCATCATCGAGATGCGGACCGCGTACCTGATCGTGACGGCAGCCGGGAAAGGGGCGTGCCTGGCGGTGCTCTGCGGCGCCGACGCCGACGTCGGCCTGGTCGCCTACGAGATGGCCATGCTCGTCACCCGCGTCGGCCAGTACCTCACCTCGCCCACCCGGACTGCCGACACCTCCTTCAGAGGCGACGGCACGCGATGA
- a CDS encoding DUF742 domain-containing protein, with product MSIFDEQPEAQWVGDEAGPIVRPYILTRGRTEPTRGRFDLITLVVTIRQVSSREPGLDPECLAIVRLCQLAQSVAEIAAHMNLPAGTVRVLLSDLLDQGFIAIQEPHSETDMHDERLYRAVLDGLRAL from the coding sequence ATGAGCATCTTCGACGAGCAGCCCGAGGCCCAGTGGGTCGGGGACGAGGCAGGGCCGATCGTCAGGCCGTACATCCTGACGCGAGGCAGGACCGAACCGACCCGCGGTAGGTTCGACCTCATCACCCTGGTGGTGACCATCCGGCAGGTCTCGTCGAGGGAGCCAGGACTGGACCCGGAGTGCCTGGCCATCGTCCGGCTCTGCCAGTTGGCCCAGTCGGTCGCGGAGATCGCCGCCCACATGAACCTTCCGGCAGGCACGGTCCGCGTCCTGCTCAGTGACCTGCTCGACCAGGGATTCATCGCTATACAAGAACCGCATTCGGAGACGGATATGCACGACGAGAGGTTGTACAGGGCGGTGCTCGATGGACTCCGCGCGCTCTAG
- a CDS encoding GTP-binding protein, giving the protein MDSARSSRDAGRAKMPKAIKILVAGGFGAGKTTLVGAVSEIEPLRTEETLSDRGIGVDDLSGVETKQTTTVAMDFGRITIGDDYRLYLFGTPGQERFWFLWDELALGALGAVVLADTRRLADCFPSLDYFERRETPFIVAVNCFDGARHYELDEVRLGLTLHEDIPIVLCDARQRESGKEVLIALVEHAMRMRLGTTSPQGSAEPSAERTGTR; this is encoded by the coding sequence ATGGACTCCGCGCGCTCTAGCCGTGACGCCGGGCGCGCGAAGATGCCCAAGGCGATCAAGATCCTGGTCGCCGGAGGGTTCGGCGCGGGCAAGACCACGCTGGTCGGCGCGGTCTCCGAGATAGAGCCGCTGCGCACCGAGGAGACCCTGAGCGACCGGGGCATAGGCGTCGACGACCTGTCGGGCGTGGAGACCAAGCAGACCACCACCGTCGCGATGGACTTCGGCCGGATCACCATCGGCGACGACTACCGCCTCTACCTGTTCGGCACGCCGGGGCAGGAGCGCTTCTGGTTCCTCTGGGACGAGCTGGCGCTGGGCGCGCTGGGCGCGGTGGTCCTCGCCGACACCCGCAGGCTGGCCGACTGCTTCCCCTCGCTCGACTACTTCGAGCGGCGCGAGACGCCCTTCATCGTCGCGGTCAACTGCTTCGACGGGGCCCGTCACTACGAACTCGACGAGGTCAGGCTCGGGCTGACCCTCCACGAGGACATCCCGATCGTGCTGTGCGACGCCAGGCAGCGGGAGTCGGGCAAGGAGGTGCTCATCGCCCTCGTGGAGCACGCGATGCGGATGCGGCTGGGCACGACATCCCCGCAGGGGAGTGCCGAACCCTCCGCGGAGCGGACCGGGACCCGCTGA
- a CDS encoding bifunctional phosphatase PAP2/diacylglycerol kinase family protein has translation MRLSSRLSRLDRRVFAMVASARLPGLERVVPALSRAADNSLLWAGVAGAFAVSGRRPLRRAATRGLLAVSLASPLVNLVGKQAFRRNRPSAEGLPLARMIKMPTSASFPSGHSASAAAFAAAVAMEAPRAVAVPVGLLAAAVCFSRVYTGVHYPGDVLAGAGIGVVAGLATRRIWPDAGEAGHARAALTAPSVLLDPEGEGAVAVVDGSADAAAGTAETLRTALPRAEIVEVAPGADLGAAVRDAASRAKVLAVAGGDAVVNLAAQETTGAATPLLVVPTSLRGRFARALGVETAQEAVEAYHSGDLVAVDVGEVAGRRFVNSVSVGLHQALVESGERRQSRVGTWPALFWAMAEVLGPGGARPVDLVVDGVPRRVWTVFVGNCRYEARGGAPARRQRLEDGLLDIRVLTAADRLPRVRVFLSLLAARVNLSRHYQQWQADTLCLSAPSGRLRLACDGETFTVTGEAEFTKRPRSLLVVRPTG, from the coding sequence ATGCGGTTGAGCTCGCGGCTGAGCAGGCTGGACCGGAGGGTGTTCGCCATGGTGGCGAGCGCGAGGTTGCCCGGTCTTGAACGTGTGGTGCCCGCGCTGTCACGCGCGGCGGACAACTCCCTGCTGTGGGCCGGGGTGGCCGGGGCGTTCGCGGTCAGTGGGCGCCGGCCGCTGCGCCGCGCCGCGACCAGGGGGCTGCTCGCGGTCAGCCTGGCCAGCCCGCTGGTCAACCTGGTCGGCAAGCAGGCCTTCCGCCGGAACCGGCCGTCGGCCGAAGGGCTCCCGCTCGCCCGGATGATCAAGATGCCCACTTCGGCGTCGTTTCCCTCGGGCCACTCCGCCTCGGCCGCCGCCTTCGCCGCGGCCGTGGCGATGGAGGCGCCCCGAGCGGTCGCGGTCCCTGTCGGGCTTCTCGCGGCCGCCGTCTGCTTCTCCCGCGTCTACACCGGTGTGCACTATCCGGGCGACGTACTCGCGGGGGCCGGGATCGGCGTGGTGGCGGGACTGGCCACCCGCCGTATCTGGCCCGACGCGGGAGAGGCGGGGCACGCCCGTGCCGCCCTGACGGCGCCCTCCGTGCTGCTCGATCCGGAGGGCGAGGGGGCGGTCGCCGTGGTCGACGGCTCAGCCGACGCCGCCGCGGGAACGGCCGAGACGCTACGCACGGCCCTTCCCCGGGCCGAGATCGTCGAGGTGGCGCCAGGTGCCGACCTCGGGGCCGCCGTGCGGGACGCCGCTTCGCGGGCCAAAGTGCTCGCGGTGGCCGGGGGAGACGCCGTGGTCAATCTCGCCGCACAGGAGACGACGGGCGCGGCGACCCCGCTGCTGGTCGTTCCCACGAGCCTCCGCGGTCGGTTCGCCCGCGCGCTCGGAGTCGAGACCGCCCAGGAGGCGGTTGAGGCGTACCACAGCGGTGACCTCGTGGCTGTCGACGTCGGCGAGGTCGCGGGCCGGAGGTTCGTCAACTCCGTCAGTGTGGGCCTCCACCAGGCGCTGGTGGAGAGCGGGGAGCGACGGCAGAGCCGGGTCGGCACGTGGCCCGCGCTGTTCTGGGCCATGGCCGAGGTACTCGGCCCGGGGGGCGCGCGGCCGGTGGATCTCGTCGTGGACGGTGTGCCCAGGCGTGTCTGGACGGTGTTCGTGGGCAACTGCCGTTACGAGGCGCGCGGTGGCGCTCCCGCCAGACGGCAACGGCTGGAAGACGGTCTGCTGGACATCCGTGTGCTCACCGCCGCCGACCGGCTGCCCCGGGTGCGGGTATTCCTCAGCCTGCTGGCCGCAAGGGTGAATCTCTCACGCCACTACCAGCAGTGGCAGGCCGACACGCTGTGCCTTTCGGCCCCCTCGGGACGACTGCGGCTGGCGTGCGACGGTGAGACGTTCACGGTCACGGGCGAGGCGGAGTTCACCAAGCGCCCGCGGTCGCTCCTCGTGGTCCGGCCGACCGGCTGA
- a CDS encoding polyphosphate kinase 2 family protein codes for MNRLAEVDLSRKLTKKEASERLDAALERLLHLRLTLGGQVGEQRIGPPLCVVFEGWDASGKGGAIKRLVRPLDPRHVRVAQFAAPTYDEKRHHFLWRFWPVLPGWGGMTVLDRSWYGRVLVERVEGFATEEQWSRAYGEIVEFERTLVAEGMIMVKFWMHVSEDEQLRRFQDRAGDPLRAWKLTDEDWRNREKRPLYEAAVEDMLAHTDHPKAPWHVVPGDDKRLARVTVVETVCAAIEAELTARGYRPTTPSGAEGMADD; via the coding sequence ATGAATCGCCTGGCTGAGGTTGACCTGTCACGGAAACTCACCAAGAAAGAGGCCTCCGAGCGTCTCGACGCCGCTCTCGAACGCCTGCTCCACCTGCGGCTCACGCTCGGCGGCCAGGTCGGCGAGCAGCGCATCGGTCCACCGCTGTGCGTGGTCTTCGAAGGGTGGGACGCCTCGGGCAAGGGAGGTGCCATCAAGCGGCTGGTGCGCCCGCTGGACCCGCGCCACGTTCGCGTCGCACAGTTCGCCGCGCCGACCTACGACGAGAAGCGCCACCACTTTCTGTGGCGGTTCTGGCCGGTCCTGCCCGGCTGGGGCGGGATGACCGTGCTCGACCGCTCCTGGTACGGCCGGGTGCTGGTGGAGCGGGTCGAGGGCTTCGCCACCGAGGAGCAGTGGTCCCGCGCGTACGGAGAGATCGTGGAGTTCGAGCGGACCCTCGTGGCCGAGGGCATGATCATGGTCAAGTTCTGGATGCACGTCTCCGAGGACGAGCAGCTCCGGCGCTTCCAGGACCGGGCCGGCGACCCGCTGCGGGCGTGGAAGCTCACGGACGAGGACTGGCGCAACCGCGAGAAGCGTCCGCTGTACGAGGCCGCCGTGGAGGACATGCTCGCACATACCGACCACCCGAAGGCGCCGTGGCACGTGGTCCCCGGCGACGACAAACGCCTGGCCCGGGTCACGGTGGTGGAGACCGTCTGCGCCGCGATCGAGGCCGAACTCACCGCCCGGGGCTACAGGCCGACGACCCCCTCCGGGGCGGAGGGGATGGCGGACGACTAG